The genomic window TTTTTTACCGCCGCTACATAATATTTTGCCAGTTCCTTTTTTGTTGCTTCTAATACTTCCATATCATTTTTATTTGTTATAAATCCACTTTCAACGATAAGACAAGGGGTTACTGTTTTATATAACAATGTCCAACCTCTATCTCCTCTTACACGTGGTAAGATTTTTCTGTCTTTCAAATGCGTTGCTTCAATATTAGCCTCCTGCATATATTCTGCCAATTCCTTGCTTTTTTTGGAAGTATGCCAGAATAGCATTTCAACTCCGTTAGCCATTTTCTCAGCTGCATTAAGATGAAATGACAAAGTTATATCCCCTTTGTTTGCTAAATTATTAATTTTGTCTGGTAATTTAGAATAATAATCCTGATATACTACGACATAATCTACACCTTGCTCTTTGCACTCAGGTACAATATAGCTATTCACGAAATTTTTATTCCAAGCGTGTTCCTCAAATCCGTTTGCACAAGCTCCTGGATCCTTTTTCACTCCACCGTGTCCTACATTCAATATTACTTTTCTCATTTTAAAACATCTCCTTTATAAATTTTTCTTTTCTTTCAACCCTGTTTAACCAGCCTTTCAAAAAATCGTGCTGTGATTTATCCCTAGCTGCTAAATATTTATAAAAATTTCTTTGCATTTCATGATACTCTTTTAGAAATTTTTCAGGATTTATTTTATTAATAGCTTCAATTGTCTTAGGTCCAATTATTCCGTCTACTGTTAAATTTGCACCAAATTTATTTGCCACAATTTGTGCCTTTTCCTTTCCTTTTTTCCCGCTGTTTACACTCCAGTCAAAAATTGAAAGAGCCACTTTATCATCTGCTATTTTATCAATATGATTTCCACGATAATATACTTTTTCATAAATTCTTTCTGCATCTGATTTTTTAAATTTTCTCATATCTCCAGTATAGCCAAGATACGTCTTAGCGTCTTCGTGTGTTATCCCAAAGTTTGTTGCTCCACCTTTATCATTTTTATCATTAGTGTAACCGCCTTCAACTTTGAAGATATAATCTAAAAATTTGTCAAATCTGTCCATTTATATCACTTCCCATTCTTCACTAAATAATTCAATCATAGTTTCTTTCCAAGGTACCCTACCATATCTGGATTCCACATATAGATATGGAGCTGTCATTTTGCTGTTTTTGTCAGGAAATTGTGCTTTTATCACTACATCCTTGCTCCATTGCGGCAATCTCATTGCTTTTCCTTTTTTTACTTCTTCAAATGCTTTCCCAAAATTCATCTATGCCACTTCCTTTTCTACTTTTTTAATTTCTTTTGTCAATGTTGCAATCTCTTTTTTCAAATTATCCATTTTTTCGGTTGTTTCAGCAATATTAGCCTCTGTTTCATCAGCAGGAAATCCTTCATTTTCAAATTCTGTTTTTTCATCTTCTAACTCAGATAATTTTTTCTTTAAATCTACAAATTCTTTTTGTTTACTGTATCTTTCACTTTTTAAATATTGTAATTTCAAATTTTTATCTTCTATCCAAACATTGTTATCTCTGTCCCATACACTGTACTCATTCGGCTTTGCTACTGTAACAATTGTTTTGCTAGTTTCATCGAGATAAGAACCATCATCCAAAACTCTTTTCCCAGCCTTAACTTTTTCAAACTCAGTCATTTCCCGTAATTCTCCAGTTTCGCTGTCTATAACTGGATTTTGAAGCAACACAGTAGAATATTTCATTGTTTCCTCATTCCAGTCAGGATAAAATAACGTCGGATTTTCCTTAAAATTTTCTATTCCTGTCGTCATCGGCTGTGCGATATTTTCCATCGTTGCTATCAAGTAAATAAATATTACTGTTGTCATTTTTTATCACTCCTTATTCTTTATTTTTATGATTTTTTTCTGTACTAATTTGGGAATTAGTACGAATTGTTATTAAATTTTAAAAAATTTAATACCCATTTTTAGGGACTTTGAGTCAATTTTATTTTGGGCCAACTTTAATTTGTGCTTAAAATCCTATCGCAATCCAGTAGAAAATGCTTCCTGAAAAATCTTTCCCGAACCTCGCCCAAGCCTTGAACTCCGAGGTTGAGGCAGGGCTTACAGCAACTGACCTCGCTCCCCCTCCTACATCATTAGCTGTAATTGCAAGGCAGGAGTTTTTGAAAGGTTTCGGAAATCTGAATCTTGTCCCCTCTTCTCCAGATCCATTCGGGATTTCATTTCTTCCGCATTGAATTATCATCGTTCCTATTTTGAAATAAGTATTTTCAGAACTGAACAAATTTTCCAATTTGTCTGAAATTGGCTTATTAGAAATTGCTCTAAATTTTGTAGCATCGTTATATGTCAAATTTGTATTCTCTATACATTCATAATAGAACTTAGTTACACTATCAAAGTAAAATTTGCCTTTAACTTTGTTACCTGTGTCCTGTATGTTTCCGCCAAATTCTATTCCGATTATTTCAGCGAGGCGGTTGCCTTCGAGGGCTGTGTCTGCTGTTGTGCCGTATTCCATAATATTTATCACAACAAATTGACTTCCATTAAATACTAATTCGTAACTTTTGTTTGGTTTAAAATCTCCTGCTTCTATTTGTTTTAAAGTTCCGTTGTGTTCTTTTAACAATGTATAATCAACATTATTAAGTCTTAATTTTGTTGTTGTGTTTGTGTTTTCGCTATCGACATTGACTCTTAATTTTAAATCATTATTTAATCCAAATTCTGTTAAACCATCCAAATTACAAACATAATAATCTATATTTAAGTTTGTTGTTTTGTTCGCTTGTAAAGTATGTACACTTCCAAGCTGCAATCCGTTATATATTTCTTCAGTTTCAGGAGTTCCGTTTTCTCTTATAGTTCCAAAAGCTGGAATTATGTTTTTAATCTTAGTATCTCCTCTATTTGTATCTTCCACTTTATAATGAGTCGGAAACTCAACCTGTTGTGCCTTGAATTTTGTCAATTTAGCCATTATTACCTCCTATTTTAAATTGATTATATTTTCCTCTCCTATATCAAATTGTCCTAAATTATTTCGTCCAAACCGTCCAAATCTTGAATATGCAAAATTGCAAACTGGATTTCTTTTGACTTCATTTTTAATTACACTTTGTCCTAAAGTTTTGCTTCCAAATCTCATTCCGACTACATAATTATCCAAGCATTTATGTGTATTTACCTTTACTCCTCCGCCTACAATATTATTCAAATCTAATTCATCAATTAAAGAATAATCATAATCTTTGTTGCTTATAAATTTGATATCATATTGTGCTGGCTCATTGTTTTTGTTTAATTCAATTGCTGGGGTTAATCCCGTAAACATTTCTCCAATATTGCTTATTGTTTCCAAGTTTGGAATTAACTTGTATTTTCTCATAGCCAGTTTGATTCTGTTCCTATACCTGTCGTCAGCTTGCTCATTCCTAGAAACGTCAAATTTTTCTCCCAAATCATCAAGAAATTCTCCATTTGCGTAGTCTATTAAATGTTGTTTTTCCAACAAATTATAAATTTTATCGACTTCATCAAATAATTTGGATATTGCCATATAAAGAGATTTTACATTTTGGTTTTTTTTTAGCCACCACGGACACTTTGACATCAAATAATCAAAATTACTCTGCATATTCAGTCACCTCATTAAATCCTAGCTTTAATACTTTTTCAAAAGTTATTCCAGGAGTTTCTTTGAATTTAAAAGTAATATCTATATTCAATAATTTATCAGCCGAATACACCGTTCTTATAAATTCGCTCTCACACTTATAAGATGTTATATATTCTCCTACTTTTACAGATTCTAAATATTCTTTCACGATTTCTTTCAAATTTTCCTCAAGAATATTTACACCATCTGCTTTCTGAAATTCAATTTTTACTTCCACTTTTTTCTTTTTCGGTCTATAAAATCTCACTTCCCTGTCTATTCCCTGATTATCCCTGACAGTTACAACAGTATCTCCGTTCATTTGAATAGCCTGATCCTTTTTTCTCCATATAGCATTTGCGACATCTTCATTACGTCCGCCGTCTACTATCAGAACAATTGATTTTGGCTCTAATCCTTTGCTGTCAACTTGCATCGTTTTGTTTTCATCAACATAAACAGATTTAACACCTTCCTGTTTTAACACTTCTGCTCTAATTCCGTCCAAATTCCATTCGCTTTCATTACGACTTAAAAACCAACGCTCTATATAATCGTTGTCACTTTCCTGTTCCTGTCCACCTGCTGCGATCTCATTTTGTTTGAAATCATAAACACCATTTATAACTTTAACTAATTTAATAATGCTTCCAACCTCTTTATTCCCTTGCTCTCCTGCTGTATCACAAGTAAATTCAAAAGTAGTTTTATTATTTAAAATTCTATTTTCCGAAAGCGTGTATCTGATTCCGTCATTTGCTTCAACAATCACATCTCCTGCTTCAAGTGCAACGTTCAATCCTCCTATTAGTTCAATTTTAACAGTAGCATGGCTTTCTTGCTTTCTCTTAAAGAAAAATGGACTATTTGCCAAATGTTCGTCTATTTCTATGCCCTCGCAGTTAAGTAAATTCATCTTTTCTGCTTGTATCTGCTGTCTTTCCATTTTTTCTCTCAAAAGCCTTGCTACAGGATACATAAGCATATACCAAGCACTCCGTTTGTCATTAGAGAAGTCGTCTTTTAGCAACGTTTTTAATTCGTTGTTCAAGATATTCATATTATCCTGTACTGTATTTACTGTTATTCTCGCCAACCAATCCCAACTCCTTTCATCAATGCCGACTTGTTATCGTTAAAAATAAGTCCAATATTTACTTTAAGATGTCTGTTTTCGTATTCGTAAACTTCAACATAACATCTACTTAAATAATCCTTAAAATTGTTGTATATCTTATCTCTTATATGCTCTAACACTTCATTTTCATTTCCGTGTGTACCAAATAATTTCTCAAAATTTAGTCCATATTTTATGTCGTATTCAAGTTCTCCCTCACGAATATGCAGCATTAAAACAATTTGCTGTATAACTTCAAAATATTTTTCTTTTGCTCCAAAAAATTGTATATCTCCCTTTTCAACATATAATTCTCCAGTTGCATTATTTAATTTTACGTCCATAAATCACACTCCTACGGATGATTATAAGGAACTCTGCCCTTACTAACTCCACTTTCTGTATCAAGGCTTTTTGCCTTAATATCTCCGACCGTTAAAGTCCCTGAAATATTTACATCTCCACTAACTGTTAAATTTCCATTTAAAATCACATCCCCGTTAATTTCAATGCTTTCAGGAATGTCAATAGCTGTTAGATCAGTAGGAATTAAAATTGGCAAAGCGATAGCATTTGTTAAATTATGCCTTTTGTTTGTATTTACTGTGCTTACTTCTTTTGTGATATAACCACTTATATCTCTGCTACAAATTAAAACAAGAACTTTATCCCCTGTTTTAAAATTGATTTTTATATTGATATTTCTATTTCCTAACTGGCACATCGGGACATGTAATATCGGAGGCAATTTAACTTCTCTGAACTCTGCCAACGGCTCTACATCCACAAATCCATTAGGATGTATTTTTGTTATCTCTGCTATTAAAGAAGTGTCGATTTTACCCAACATTGATTTCATATATTCTTCTATCATCTTCTTCTTCCTCTTCCTTTATTTCTTTTTACTTGAGCAACTTTTCCTTTTTTATTTTCTTCTTTTTCAATTTTCTTGATTTCGGCATTATTTTTCTTAACATCAGATTCATTATTAACAACCCTAACTTTCAAAGTCATTTTGAAATCACTTATATCAGCAATTTCTACAATTTGACATATAGTGGATATTTCATTGCTTATCAGTTCAATCAAATCGCCTTTTTTAAGATAATAGATTAACAGGCATTTTACTTCATAATCATATTTTATCTCTTCTTTTTTCTCGGACTTTTTAGATTGTTTGCTACTTTTCTCGTTTTTATTCCCTTTATCTGATTTTGGAGCATTATTTTTTGTTTGCTTTGTTTTTCCCTTTTGTTTTTCCAACTTTTTTACCCCCTTTTGATGAAGATTTTTTGCTTCCTTTTTTATTTGATTTACTTTCTTTTTTCTTTTCCACTTTATAGCTTATTTCTTCAACATTTTGAGGTTTTGGCTCTTCTAGAAGTCCGCTTTGATAACTCAATTTGATAACTTTTTCTGTGTTGATTTCGTTGTGATAAATATAAATAAAGTCATTTTTTGTAGTCATCTGGCTATCACAGTCTTTCACGATTTGCCCTATTTCGTACAATCCACTTCCCAGTATGCTTTCGCCAATGCTGTAAACTTTATCATTTTTAAGTTCGCATTGTTTCACAGTAAATCCGCATTTGCTAGCCAAGTCATTAATTATTGTGCTTGCTGTTGTATTTGGGGCATAAGCAGCACTCACTAATTTTTTGAAGTCTGCTGGAACTTCACGACATTTTAATTTCAAAGTTCCTTTTTCTACTTCTTTTCTAGTAATAATACCACTCGCAACTTCTCCTATGTCCGTACCATATCCAGCAACGAGCCTTATATCGTCCTTTAATTTAATTTTTGCAATCGTTGTATTTGTCAAGCCTTTTATTTCGATATCAAACTCATTTGGTTCTTCATCCACAGACTTATAACTCCATTTAATTTCAACTCCATTTATTATCGCTGGATCTGTCAAATTATAATCTTTTGGAAAAACAAAGTTTAAATCGCCGTCATCTGTTTCAATCTTCAACTCAGTTCTTTCTAAAAATAATTTATTCAGCATCGTTTTCTTCCTCATCATCTTCCATATCAAAATATTCTAAAAATACAGTTTCACAAAAATTTTCAAAAGTGATTGGAACTTCCTTTTTATCAAAACTAAGTGGCACAATATAGCAATTCAGAAAATCATTATTGATATTTCCATTTTCATCTTTTGCCATAAACCAGCCAACTGGACGCCCATACACAAGTTTTTCATTCTTAAGTAGCATTTCCCCGTCTTCATTCATAATATCCAGATAAATACGATTATTTGTCTTGAAATGCTTTATTCTAAGCAAATAAATTTCGCTGCCGCTTTTAAATGTAAATACGTAAGGGATTTTATTTTTATCTATTTCTATTCTCATTTCAAAAACCCCTTATACTCAATATTGCTTGTTTTGGTTCC from Leptotrichia trevisanii DSM 22070 includes these protein-coding regions:
- a CDS encoding phage baseplate plug family protein, which translates into the protein MRIEIDKNKIPYVFTFKSGSEIYLLRIKHFKTNNRIYLDIMNEDGEMLLKNEKLVYGRPVGWFMAKDENGNINNDFLNCYIVPLSFDKKEVPITFENFCETVFLEYFDMEDDEEENDAE
- a CDS encoding Thoeris anti-defense Tad2 family protein, coding for MNFGKAFEEVKKGKAMRLPQWSKDVVIKAQFPDKNSKMTAPYLYVESRYGRVPWKETMIELFSEEWEVI
- a CDS encoding glycoside hydrolase family 108 protein gives rise to the protein MDRFDKFLDYIFKVEGGYTNDKNDKGGATNFGITHEDAKTYLGYTGDMRKFKKSDAERIYEKVYYRGNHIDKIADDKVALSIFDWSVNSGKKGKEKAQIVANKFGANLTVDGIIGPKTIEAINKINPEKFLKEYHEMQRNFYKYLAARDKSQHDFLKGWLNRVERKEKFIKEMF
- a CDS encoding baseplate J/gp47 family protein, with translation MARITVNTVQDNMNILNNELKTLLKDDFSNDKRSAWYMLMYPVARLLREKMERQQIQAEKMNLLNCEGIEIDEHLANSPFFFKRKQESHATVKIELIGGLNVALEAGDVIVEANDGIRYTLSENRILNNKTTFEFTCDTAGEQGNKEVGSIIKLVKVINGVYDFKQNEIAAGGQEQESDNDYIERWFLSRNESEWNLDGIRAEVLKQEGVKSVYVDENKTMQVDSKGLEPKSIVLIVDGGRNEDVANAIWRKKDQAIQMNGDTVVTVRDNQGIDREVRFYRPKKKKVEVKIEFQKADGVNILEENLKEIVKEYLESVKVGEYITSYKCESEFIRTVYSADKLLNIDITFKFKETPGITFEKVLKLGFNEVTEYAE
- a CDS encoding Gp138 family membrane-puncturing spike protein, which gives rise to MIEEYMKSMLGKIDTSLIAEITKIHPNGFVDVEPLAEFREVKLPPILHVPMCQLGNRNINIKINFKTGDKVLVLICSRDISGYITKEVSTVNTNKRHNLTNAIALPILIPTDLTAIDIPESIEINGDVILNGNLTVSGDVNISGTLTVGDIKAKSLDTESGVSKGRVPYNHP
- a CDS encoding coiled-coil domain-containing protein; amino-acid sequence: MTTVIFIYLIATMENIAQPMTTGIENFKENPTLFYPDWNEETMKYSTVLLQNPVIDSETGELREMTEFEKVKAGKRVLDDGSYLDETSKTIVTVAKPNEYSVWDRDNNVWIEDKNLKLQYLKSERYSKQKEFVDLKKKLSELEDEKTEFENEGFPADETEANIAETTEKMDNLKKEIATLTKEIKKVEKEVA
- a CDS encoding N-acetylmuramoyl-L-alanine amidase family protein, translated to MRKVILNVGHGGVKKDPGACANGFEEHAWNKNFVNSYIVPECKEQGVDYVVVYQDYYSKLPDKINNLANKGDITLSFHLNAAEKMANGVEMLFWHTSKKSKELAEYMQEANIEATHLKDRKILPRVRGDRGWTLLYKTVTPCLIVESGFITNKNDMEVLEATKKELAKYYVAAVK
- a CDS encoding gp53-like domain-containing protein; amino-acid sequence: MAKLTKFKAQQVEFPTHYKVEDTNRGDTKIKNIIPAFGTIRENGTPETEEIYNGLQLGSVHTLQANKTTNLNIDYYVCNLDGLTEFGLNNDLKLRVNVDSENTNTTTKLRLNNVDYTLLKEHNGTLKQIEAGDFKPNKSYELVFNGSQFVVINIMEYGTTADTALEGNRLAEIIGIEFGGNIQDTGNKVKGKFYFDSVTKFYYECIENTNLTYNDATKFRAISNKPISDKLENLFSSENTYFKIGTMIIQCGRNEIPNGSGEEGTRFRFPKPFKNSCLAITANDVGGGARSVAVSPASTSEFKAWARFGKDFSGSIFYWIAIGF